In Plectropomus leopardus isolate mb chromosome 17, YSFRI_Pleo_2.0, whole genome shotgun sequence, the DNA window AAGTTAATAacttaattacttttattttattactctgaTGTAACCGTGTACTGCATTTCTATGTgtggtttgtccaagtggtgtTGCCATACCCCAGCAAAAGTGGTCGCTCGACTGCTGTGGGCACAATCAATATCAAACAAATCGCCACCACATCAAGGGTCTAAAGCTGTGTTCAGTGTGATGACATTCAgtagtctcatttagcaacTTGTTAGCAACCAACCACcgtttttttaagacataaagGCTTCAAAATTCTGTCCAAGAAGACTCAgtatgaccacaaagagacatcaaatgaaaaaaaagacacaaagtaacgcgaaacacaaaataaccacagagacacaaacccacaaaaaataaaataaacactgacaaagagatgcaaaaccactgCAAAGTCTGTCTCTTGCTCcaatgtaggagaggtggtggggccctttgcacaCCTGTATTCAGGGGCCCATTGtttcataatccgcccatgacacacatatatattttttttacacatacttgTATGCATCATCCTGCCTTTCCCCAGCTTTGCAGTCACTTTTCCTGGCTGTTATGTCTAGTTCTGTGGAAGTACACTGAACGCAATGCAAATAAACGAAGTCAAATTCATTGTATCTGCACACATACTCAACTTGGCCAATAAACCTGATTATGAAGTTGCATCGACAACCTTGGACAAAGAAATGTGATTCCAAAAAGTTATGTAACGTTACTTATCATAGGTTGATACGCTTCTGTTTGTTGCAGTGTCTTGCTGACGTTAACTACTTACCGtcgtgtagctgctgacagccTTTTTATACTCCCCTTTCGTGTACAGCCAATGCCCATCGGCCATGAGAGTGGAGAAAACGCCCTTCGGCTTTTCAGCATCGTGATCTCCCTCTGTATCTGACATTTTAGCCAAACTTTTGTGTCATACGCTTGCAGATAATTAAATTTCTGGATGTAGATAAACACATTAGCATCTCAAGTCAACCGGTATCCTAGCAACCACTCTAACAAACCGACAGTGGGATACAGTGCCATCTTCTGTCCACCTCGTTTAGTACAAGTCTgcatccaaaaaacaaaaaaacgaaaatAAACCGCATCACACAAAAAACCCCTCTGCATCCctcaagaaacagaaaaacaaacccccaaaacaaaacaaacctgcATACCTCATTTTAAAGGGactgttcacatttttttaagtggggttgtatgaggtactaaGTAATTAGTTATTctcattgtgtgactttagcATGTGAAAGagtcagattcaccaaagtcaatGAGTGACAAACTCATTGAATGAAGCAGCTGTAGATCAGCCGCTCCAGTGCTCAGCAAGCTAAAATGAGTTTTTGTCAATAGAGTCTGATGGCTTTGACGAGCATAAAGCCTGTTTCCACTGCAGGAACTCGGGGGTAGTTTTACGGGGTCTCACCCATTGGTGCGTGTCTCCAATGTAAGAACCATCCCTGTGGGACAATTTTTGAGAACTTCTACAGGGGCGAAACAAGACCTTGCCTTGGGGTAGGTACTTCAGTgcagcccaaaaaaaaactgctgagtGGGTTGTGGGGCTGACAAAATGCTGACTGGGTATAACTCAACATGTAAGAGGACgtcaacaaaacaaaccccagctgaagaagagaaagaagatgaagacaaaaaagaagacagGTAGCAGCaagtatggagaaaaaagagCGAGAAGTGGACTCGCCAACAACGAAACTGTAGTAGAATGATTTTGTCAAGTCCAATGGGTTGTGTGGGGGACCTACACCACAATGCAGACACAAAGACTGGGAAGACCGACTACAAGGCCGCTTCTGTATATGTTCCCGCCTCCTAGGTTTTACCTCGAGTTCCCACAATGAAAACACATCTATAAATGGGGGACCTGAAGCTGTTTGAGAACAGAACTGAAAGGTGAAGCAGTGAAAATCttctcaatatagcatacacttaaaatgacatttttttttaggtggctaaaatacattctGTTGCTGACCCCGATCCTCAGCTGTACATCGCACAGCTTCTGTGTCGGTCTCCAGCCTGCTCCTCCAAACTGGGGACGTGCTGACtgacatgtactgtatgtaatacactgacaatACTGACAATGGATCCCttaaatgcagcataaaaatgcTTCCAGTATGACCACATACTTGTTGATAACAATCACATTACAAATACTATTACTACTTATATAATACTAAATACAGTATTATGCCATGAAGAAGACAATCATTTAAGGGGAAACCCAGAGGAGGCCAACTTTATTGACATGGCTGGTACTGTTCAAGGATAAAGAGAGGATGGTTTCACCATAAGGTCAAAAACAATAAGAGAACAGATGAGGACGCTTTTCTTATCTTCATCTTGTGCACCAAGAGAACACACTCATCAGGAAGTAACTAAACATTACCAGGTTTCCATCATCACCCGGGTCCCGACTTTCTTAGACAAtagcaaacacacagcacatcatatttgttgtattttatgctTATCTGTTGCATTGAGTAAAATTAAACAGCTTGCATTACAGTCAAGGAACACACAAGGCGTAATCTATTTCTGCACAATATTTCATGCagatcaaacaaaacaattaacttCCTGAATTAGTGTCAAAGGGATGCTCATAATCGGTGTTGCCTTCGGACTTTTACATAACAGAAAAGTGTCCTTATCTTACACCGATGGCTCTATCAGACAgcaaatttacaataaatatacatatcaaaattaaaaaatggaaaaaaaactatcatcACACATCAACACTTTACATTCcagtaaaatgtacaatgcagAAATCTGTGAATGGCAACATCAAACATAAAACTTGTGACAACAGGAGGGAGGGGGACTTTGCCGGCAACAAAGCCAGCACAGCTGTCTCCACTGCCATCTTTCTACTGTGCTTCAGCTCAACTGTAAGTGTACGTCTAGGCTCCagctgtgaatttaaaaaaatgctcaagtGCTCCTATTGGCTTATGACAAGGAGAAAGTTTTCAGTGCGAATTCGTAGCAGCcaactgtctgtctgacagaTTCTTCAAAGGGGGAGGTGCCGCTTGCTAAGTGATTTTCTTTCGAAATCATAAAGCAAGTTTTTAACTTTCATGCAGAATATTCCCCTCTCAGCAGTAAGTTGAGACGAGCCAGATAACAGCTTGCTCAATGCTCAGTTGCATCTCAAGAGTTTCCCCAGGATGTCACTTCCTGCATGAATCCCTAAAAGCTCTAATACAATAGCTGCACAATCTCTGCAATCTCAAAAAATCCGGGAAATATTTGGACCAGTGTCGCTAGCCATTACTGACTTTAAAGTTCGTTTCATTCTGAAAGGAAGAAAACCAAATCCAAAACCAGTAACACTATCAACTCATTCCGTGCCGCCTTGGCGTCCTTGCTATACGGGCTTAAATTCATTTGTTGCATGTGGTCATTGGGTTGCATTCATTCAGTCAATGGTATAGACAGGAATCTGACCAGTAATCAGTCAGTCATTAAATATGGATGGTGGGTCGGGGGGTTGACGTTGTTGAAAAGTCCTGATGTAGTAACTGTTTAGGTAGACGAATCCTCCGTTTAACCAAACTGGAAGAAGAAATTTCCTGGTCCAGATgctgaaataaacaacaaacaagtcAATAATTCCAGATGGCTGACAGTTGAAAAGTGTCCTTTCTCAAAGCTTTCTGTAAACATGCAGTAAATAAATTACCTTCGAAACTAAAACCCCCTGGGCCTCCAAAGAAAGCCTTGAAAATGTTGTTGGCATCAAAATCTGGTGGAGACAAAATGTGTGTAAGAATCAACATCAACAGAGAACTTACCAGCTAGATTCTCAAAATGAAAACTGCAGCTGTGTATATTAACAATGGTTCACTAGCTCACACAGTACTTTAGGCCGAGTCCTCATTCATACAGGTATTTTGGAAAATGGATGTTTTTCCTCTATTGTGGCCTCTCATCCACACGTAAACAGTCATTAAGGCCCAGACGAATCAAACCATCATCAGAGAACTATCAGTGTGGAAGGCCGCCTGTTGCATTGCCACACGCTGTTTATGTCTCTGTCAAAAAGTTGTACATGAACACACCGCAAAGCAAACGGCCAACTTGCACACATGTTCTACAAGAGAGAAAATACCCCTACATATCGGCAGACAGTGGTCGTCTGTTTACGTCATTTAAAAAGGAAGACCAGAGGACTGTcatgatgctagttagccaggtaccacattttaaaaaaaagactccaatgttgaaagaacgAAGCATATATACCGTGCGCCAGTGAACAACAACCcaaaccatcaggaaatgtttctgttaaatGGTTCAGTGGCTGACAAGAGCCAACAAGGGCCAACTGTGCGGTACACACCACGGCAACAAAGGCGAAGATGCTCACTGATGGCCCAGCactttacatttaatttagttGCTAAAGAGCTTCACAGAGGAATGCAGCAGTATGTTTGCATCCAGCGTCTGCAGTTTGAAGTCCACTAGACACAGCATACTTTGATTAGATGGTTGAATAGGGACAATTCTGGGTTTGGGATTGCTGTCTATGAGAAGTGAATCTTGTGCATGTCCAGAGCATCACTCGCAACTTTCATCCTTATAGCAAAGAGGAGTCTACAGTAATGAGATCTCCAGTGGGTGTTTTATAACATTAATGTGTACAGTTCACCACCTTTGCAACGAGGGGAGACAGCAGAAGACATTTGGAGCTGATTTAATGTCTAGTGTGGATggatatattttgtaaaaaggaCACATGGACAGAATTCTTTTACAGAGGGGAAAATATTAGTTTTCAAAATTATCTGCATACATGTAGACAAGGCAGTTCACCCTTGAGGCTTGCCCAGGTACTAACCTCCCATGTTCATGCCGTCATCCTCCAGGTCCTGACCGCTGTCATAGCGAGACTTCTTTTTTGGGTCTGAGAGCACGCTGAAAGCCTCGCCCACCTCCTTAaacttcttctcctcttccttctgcAACTCAGGACTCGCTCCACTGTGACGGTCTGATgggaagggggaaaaaatgtcattgggCCAAGGGACAAGCGTATACAGTGTTGTGCAGAATCACGCAATGATTGATTATTGTTACAGAGATGTTTTCAGTTCAGCTAAGCACCTGGATGATGTAAAAGCGCCCGCTTGCGGTAAGCTTTCTTGATCTCATCTTCTGTGGCGTTTTTATCCACTCCAAGCACTTTGTAATAATCTTTCCGCTTACTTTTCTTCAACTCCAGCTGGGCATTTTTCAGAAGGTGCTTGTGTTCTAGATCACAAACAAAGGACAGGACATTTTAACAAACGATGAAGCAGAACAAGGAGGAGACATCTCTGCTGAAAGCTTTCAGGGAGTCTGACTCTCACCTTTTGTCTTCTCTGTCTGGTAAACCTTCTCATAGTCTCGCACTGCCTCTTCATACTGCTCTGTGTCCATGTAGCTGCAACACAGTATGCATGAGTCTGTAACTGTTTCTCTACCCGGCGTGAACAACAAAATGTAGGTGAAGTTAACAAGACTGTCTTCTGCTTGTCCacgtctaaaaaaaaaataaaaaacaccccaaaccaACTGAACTCCCTGTCTACTACAAACCAAGTTAGAAAACTGAGGACATACCACTGTGCTCTCCGCAAATAGGCCTTGATGTAGGTCTCATCCAGTTTAATGGCCTTCGTGCAGTCTTCAATGGCCTGTTCTAGTTTCTTCAgctttcacagaaaaataaaaaagtgtgacCATGCAAggcggagacagagagagacaagtAGCGGCCTAGTTCTATTGATGCGACagaagaaaagtacaaaaaggcAAAGATACCAAAACTTATTATGCTGCCAGAGGGACAGAATGAGAACTTTGCAAAGTCTGAGCATCTGCTAACCtatgaatgactgaatgaggCTGAATGGGGTATGATCTGTATGCCAATATTTCAATGTTCGCCCGAGTCactctttccttttcctgtattttgtctcccttgcaatatttgcaacccttatttaataatgtattaatACAAGTATTCCAGCTAGCTTGTATACTCATGGAGCAATACATTAGCCTTAAGTGGCACTGAGCAATGAGCCACCAAGGATGCTCAGATAAATTTTACAGTTGAACACTCAAACTTGTCAGATGTTAAAGCAACCAGTGCCATCGCTCCTGTGCACGTTCCTCACCTTAGATCCAACAGTGGCCCTATTACAGTACAGCTTGGCATTGGTCTTGATGTTGTTGGGGTCTATTAATAATGCCTCAGAGTAGAGCTCATAGGCTGCCTCAAAGTTTCCCTCCTTGAACGCCTTGTTCCCTTCCTCCTTCTTGGCTTTTAGTGCTTTGGCATTCTgggaagacaaaacaaagaacaagCTTAAAAGCTACTCTGGGTTACAATAACAGCCATGTCAATCAGACTTAAAACGAATGATAGAAAATgacacagttttattttcttaggCCAACTTCCTGAGTTAACAGCCACTTTAAGAGGAAAAGCCTTCCAATCTGATATAAATGTAATGTTCGGATTTATAGGAATTCGCAAAAAAAGTTGATTCGATTTAGAAAACTCTCATCTGCTGAATGACTCACTCTGCATGCGAGCCGAGCCTTGTCGTGGTCAGGAGCCATGCGCAGCGCCTGTACAAAGAACTGGACAGCCTTGTCAATGCAGTCCTCGTAGTACAGACAAAGACCCCGCACGTACAGAGCATCTGCATTGGTCGAGTCCATTCGCAAAATATCACTGAATgggaaaaaattaataatgttaattttaaaagacagcatgcatataaaaaagtaacaagtgAGACATCACATatacaacagcattttttgtcgtcttttatcatttagttcacatctaaaaactgcagttaacTCGGGATTATATGCTTCCCTTCAGTGATGACACAGTCCACGAGTATGCAGGGGCGTCGCAACTAGGAGACTCACAATTTTGATTctaaatcaaaaattaaatgagCTTTCAGCAGCGGCCttcaaaatcaaaagcaaaattggCCACTCAAAAAAGACACAGTGTAGCTTAACAGTGGCCATGCTGTCTTGAATCGTGCAGCTGCAGGCcactgtcaaaaaataaaagaaaatacagatcTGCAAAATCCTCCTGCTTCCCTGAAGTCTTGTGCTTGGCAGTGTTTTGTCTTTCCCgtgagaaatgtaaaaaaggaCGCATCATTAACAGACAAACCACAGTTTGTAAACGATGCTATATGCTGGTACCATCAGCCACTTTATGCAacattaattatatatttacaggCATCACAAATGATTAGATTTGCCTGGTAAAATACCCAGGATCTGATGGCTTTTTGCAGGTGAGGAAACTCAAGCTTGCTGTAAAGTTCCCCTCTGACATCTAGTGGCTCTACTTTGTGTTATTGCATTTAACACTTTGTTCCCAATTATCTGgtaaaatgagtttttattttaacattttatataaattatttacatttgacTTTATGACCTCAGTGTGGCAAATTCCTCCCAAAATATGACTGCTATATAACACTTGATACCATACTGCCTATCTTTTTTTCCAAGAACAGTCTGATGCAATGATGTATGTCGCAGTTGTCAGGCATTAAAACCAACATCGTATAACAATTGGGACCCCCCTAGTAGCAACTGAAAGTAAACCTGCTAACACACGAATCACGATGGAAGCATAGCACCAGCCAACgacattttgttaaattactTATATTTAATTTAGCCGAGAAGGCCTCATTGAAATACAAGAACTCTTATTCCAGGAAGTCCTTGTCAAGAGacatttcagctttaaatgATCAGAATGACTCCAACCTCTCTGACAAAAAGCAAGCTCCACACAGCTCCTGAAGGCACTCCTCTGAGAATCTTCATTTTCAAGGCAAGTTATCATGATGGGATGGTCACTTTAGGGATGTGCCATTTCTACAGTGTTATAATTTCCAAGTTGAGAACAAGCTTAAACTTCTTCcacgatttttaaaaaaatatataatacttCAGAACcatataaacacaaaattatgcATTTGGTTTTTAAAACTACCAAGTGTTAAAGCCCACAGATTTCAGTAATCTGACatacttgtatttacttaaGATGAGTCGGCTCAAGAAATTAATCAGACAcacatttattaacattattcTGGTGCTATAAAAGTGTTGTACTTTTTTGATCTGTACATTTTACAGGACTTCTTTCAAGTCATATATCATAGTTATATGAGTCACATATTGTAAGTATTTTACTAGTAGGTTATAATAAGAGCTGCAAGGGGTTGATATGACacatgtcttattttgcatTCACCTGGCGCTCATTGTGACAAATTTCAATCAAGTGAATTACCAGGTAATTTTTGAGTATGCAGTGTTACCTGGCGACAGACTGAGCCTCAGGGTAGCGCCCCAGCAGGGCTAAACACTCTGCCTTCAGTATCTTGAACCTATGACAGGCTGTGGCAGACTCCAAGGCACGGTCCATGCAGAAAACAACCTAGAGACAACCAGAGCACACTTGCAGTCTGTTACTGGTGACATACCACAAGTGACAAAAATAAGTAAGATTGTAACTGCAGTGTATCTTACCATCCTGAAGTCTCTCTTCTCAAATCCGATCTCTGCCATTCTCTCATATTCAAGGATGGATTCTGCATTCTTCAGCTGACAAAGGAATTTGCGGTATTCAGCAGCAATGTTTAAGACCTGTAGTGGACTAATtgttttgcagcaacactgGCATCTCTCCAGTGCAATGCTTAGTGCTTGTAAAACCAGGTCAATGCAAGCAGCAGTACATCTGTTAATAACCTACAACTGTCCTCCTGGCTTTCTCAGTGTGAagtaaaggaatacttcacccacaaaatgaccatttcttTATCAGTCACTCACCCAATGTTACCCtgaatttgtgaatattttttttttcttcacgtGCCACTATGGTGAACGAAAAATCCAAAATCCGAGAGAATTCTCAATGGACCtgaacaaaacatcagtttacaaactctcagaCATCTCCTGTGGAAGTCTCATTCATCCAGGTGTGTGCTCAGTATTCCCAAAACACGTGCATTTTAGCtaaaatgttgcagttttaaACCCTTCCACAGGAGTTGCGCTTCttcttgggtgatgtgagggtctaagggcagagggatgtcgtacactgtaaagccctctgaggcaaaccatatTTTGTGATAGTGGGCTcgacaaataaaattgacttgacttgacttcttGGCAAGCATTCCATGAGTTCAAACACACATGATTACCTATATACGCGTCACGTCCGTGTTTTAGAAAGTAATGATTTAGCAAAATGGCATGTGTTTGggactgagcatacgactgagtagtgaaacttggattataattcatgagttgtgtgagagtatgtcaactgatttttaaaaaaaaatgttgttaaacaCGGCTCCCTTTTCACTCAGTTCACCAagaatttgttgttttgggacTTTTCACTAACCATAGACacctgagaaaaacaaaatgtactaaCTATTTCAATGTAGCACGGGGTGtgtaattaatatacaaatgatcattttgtggggaaagtattcctttaacagtCTCTCTAGTTGAGCTTATTTTAACCACTCGCTGTCCGACCTTTTCCACTTGATTTCCACTTGTTTGGCAAAGCTTATCTGATAGCAGATAATCTTGTCTAAGTTGTCAGATCACGCTCTATCAAACTGGGGGAACTCACCTCCTGTTGGGCCTGGCTGTTGTCAGGCTCCAGCTCCAGAACCCTCTGGAAACAGCGGCTGGCAGCCATAGCATTGCCAAGAGACAGGTGGCACTTGCCCTCTCGCAGATGGCCCTGTGGGTAAAAGATTAACAGTTAACAAACTGAAGTGAAAACATCACTCAGTTACCTGGTTAAAATCAGTTGGGCACTGTGTATCAAATACTAAACCGTGATTAGCTCCATCttaattctttgttttgtgGCACACCTATTAATCCCTCTAGTAAAATCATGATGCTCACAGCCCACTGGACAGCTACAGGTATGTCCTACAGCTTATGTATAGCACTACAAACTTAACTGTATACAAGCATGAAACTGGTCGTTCCTACAAGCTCAATAGCTGTATAGCCAAGGTCCCACGTTTCTATGGCCTATCTAAAACCACATTCCAAGTTAGTTTTACTCTATTATAAAGCATATTTTACTCATGTTATTTACATATTGAATAGCTTAATGAAAACATATGCCCCTTTTTCTAGGCATTATCTACAGCATTCTGGAAAATGTAAGAAATCAATTAGCAAAGCATTAGTAGAAGAGTTAGGCTGAGGGAAAGTTTAgacagcacaacaaaaataacactcAGGACAAATTACATATTACAGCCTGAGAAATCTTAAAAGGTAGAATTCACCCccaaaccaaaaatacacatttttcccatgtttcctctttcctgtaTGCTATTAGTCTTGCAGTGGTATACTTTGAAATCTATAAATTTGAAATATTCTGTGGCATAGAAAATGATAGTTATCATACTGTGTCCATTTGTTTATCTATGGTATTGAGAAAGAAGCTACTGGACAAAGAATTTCACCTTCGCAAGCTTATTGTCTTTCTTCCTTGATTGCTTGTCaaacattttgcacattttagttccattaacaaaaaccaaagaaacctactgtttttgttcctttaaaggtcattgtgactgataaaggaacaaaaaataaatacatatatatatatactgtgacGCCATGATATATTCTGAGACAATTCATGttccatgaaaatctcatatcATAACAATGCaaagttttatttatcagtctagattgttttgatgtgagttgcagagtgttagagatattggccatagagaGGTCTGCCTTCTTGACAATTTATTGGAACTAGATGACTCTCAGCTTGTTGTGTTCAAagcaacagaaaatatttataataatatataacaatgtccctttccagaaatcacgacACAGTTACTCATGAcaaatccacagatcttgttgtaaGCAATTTTaagtaggaactattttctagTGTCAATCTCTGCTGTGCTGTAATATTAACTTGCTCAGCCATGCTAGTtcagctagcagtagatgcacatttcaatctgtgcagtgatacagaTGTAGTGATGTAG includes these proteins:
- the dnajc7 gene encoding dnaJ homolog subfamily C member 7, which gives rise to MATENCDAVNMDPDIELLSDEELEREAEGFKEQGNAFYIKKDYAEAFNYYTKAIDMCPKNASYYGNRAATLMMLCRYREALEDSQQAVRLDNDFMKGHLREGKCHLSLGNAMAASRCFQRVLELEPDNSQAQQELKNAESILEYERMAEIGFEKRDFRMVVFCMDRALESATACHRFKILKAECLALLGRYPEAQSVASDILRMDSTNADALYVRGLCLYYEDCIDKAVQFFVQALRMAPDHDKARLACRNAKALKAKKEEGNKAFKEGNFEAAYELYSEALLIDPNNIKTNAKLYCNRATVGSKLKKLEQAIEDCTKAIKLDETYIKAYLRRAQCYMDTEQYEEAVRDYEKVYQTEKTKEHKHLLKNAQLELKKSKRKDYYKVLGVDKNATEDEIKKAYRKRALLHHPDRHSGASPELQKEEEKKFKEVGEAFSVLSDPKKKSRYDSGQDLEDDGMNMGDFDANNIFKAFFGGPGGFSFEASGPGNFFFQFG